One window of Daphnia carinata strain CSIRO-1 chromosome 7, CSIRO_AGI_Dcar_HiC_V3, whole genome shotgun sequence genomic DNA carries:
- the LOC130689792 gene encoding protein KRI1 homolog: protein MAALFDEGSSDEEGNLKINTNYADKYNQWREKEEYQKLKDKYGETGAMRMLANGDDSSSTSESEDEDGEAWDSEVEKQFFQTLASLKKKDPSIYNAEKKFFDKNLQPTLPKKSTKPEASFTLRDYERKIILEKGGRMSDDEDVPPQTFHEEQEQLKIGFKAALQDSDSETEDLFKIRPKTNEQKEKEEEEYKEWLKGRKEDISNEETKKQLEPLKQYWSDPKLDENEAFLKDFFLNKRYKCSEDKNYIPTYDEVVHEPEGDLSEDEKILEKQLEFEHKYNFRFEEPDPEFIKRYPRTIADSMRRPDTSRKAKRDEVKERKKREKQEKKEELKMLKKYKLKEIQEKLEQLKSITGNASLPFQDDDLQGDFDPEQYDKKMGEIFNQDYYHVNDEDQKPEFPYDPEIDDENWDDYKGQQADPSTSGENDYDDYEGPHCEDPDFNMDCDYEDAKEESKKEMIEMTRPRNRGRKKSIFAQKLETKKPVFDPQQYPNYEEYLEEYYKLDYEDIIGDQPVRFKYRTVVENDFGLDVEEILVAREKELNQWCSVKKMSQYRTEREEMGDYYTYITKKRNLSLKKRILPSVFVENPEELMVADQEKDRKKRRRNQGKDENPEPQQIQNHEDHQEIPEETVPKKKKRKNKGKDGMLDLETNQFQTIDLNHSEKTEQAGHKRKTEKTNDSDLQIEQQPQPKKLKIDKQPAEGEIIVEAIKPIKENVNTNKKKKKKNKKNIAKTNDKPVSTIANEPSKKQADRTQILSVSEKPETIDKKDKAGQPNPSKGDTPKKKVKSNMKPIDANSLGTSEPQKTESAPNSEKKKKKKNKKKKNKNQTANGTKIAQLANKANKKSATIRGFDISDDRLKAYGIRNPKKFKNAMIFGNKKKGQA, encoded by the exons atggcCGCACTCTTTGATGAGGGAAGTTCAGATGAAGAAGGGAACTTAAAAATCAACACAAATTATGCTGACAAGTATAACCAATGGCGAGAGAAAGAAGAGTACCAAAAAT TGAAAGATAAGTATGGAGAGACAGGCGCCATGAGAATGCTAGCAAATGGAGATGATAGTTCTAGCACTTCTGAATCAGAAGATGAAGATGGAGAA GCTTGGGATTCTGAAGTAGAGAAACAGTTTTTTCAAACCTTGGCatcattgaagaaaaaagatcctAGCATTTATAATGcagaaaagaagttttttgACAAAAATCTCCAACCTACACTACCaaagaaatcaacaaaacCTGAAGCTTCATTCACCCTCAGAGACTATGAACGAAagattattttggaaaaaggaGGACGGATGAGTGACGATGAGGATGTTCCACCCCAGACTTTCCATGAAGAGCAAGAGCAATTGAAAATTGGTTTCAAGGCTGCCCTACAGGATTCTGACTCAGAAACCGAAGACTTATTCAAGATTCGTCCCAAAACCAATGAACAGAAG gaaaaagaagaagaagaatacaaGGAATGGTTGAAAGGTAGAAAAGAAGATATTTctaatgaagaaacaaaaaaacaattggaaccGCTGAAACAATACTGGTCAGATCCAAAGTTGGATGAAAATGAAGCATTTctgaaagatttttttctcaataaaaG ATACAAGTGTTCTGAAGACAAGAATTACATCCCCACCTACGACGAAGTTGTTCACGAACCAGAAGGCGATCTCAGTGAAGACGAAAAGATcttggaaaaacaattggaattTGAACATAAATATAATTTCCGATTTGAAGAACCTGATCCAGAATTC ATCAAAAGGTATCCGCGAACTATTGCTGACTCAATGAGAAGGCCTGATACTAGCCGAAAAGCAAAAAGGGACGAAGTAAAAGAACgcaaaaaacgagaaaaacaagaaaagaaagaagaactgaaaatgctaaagaaatataaattaaagGAAATCCAAGAGAAGCTTGAGCAACTCAAGAGCATCACCGGCAACGCCTCCCTCCCGTTTCAA GATGATGATCTTCAAGGTGATTTCGATCCAGAACAGTATGACAAGAAAATGGGCGAGATTTTCAATCAAGATTACTACCATGTCAACGACGAAGATCAAAAGCCAGAATTTCCATACGATCCAGAGATCGATGACG AAAATTGGGATGACTATAAAGGTCAACAAGCAGATCCTTCTACTAGTGGTGAAAATGATTATGATGACTATGAAGGACCGCATTGCGAAGATCCAGATTTTAAt ATGGACTGTGACTACGAGGACGCTAAAGAAGAAtctaaaaaggaaatgatcgAAATGACTCGACCTCGTAATAGAGGACGGAAAAAGTCCATTTTCGCCCAGaaattggaaacaaaaaagcccGTGTTCGACCCGCAGCA ATATCCAAATTATGAAGAGTATCTAGAAGAATATTATAAGCTTGATTATGAGGATATTATAGGTGATCAGCCTGTCCGATTCAAATACAGAACAGTCGTCGAGAACGACTTTGGTTTGGATGTAGAAGAG ATTCTTGTtgcaagagagaaagagcTAAATCAATGGTGTTCAGTGAAGAAAATGTCGCAATATAGAACGGAAAGGGAAGAAATGGGAGACTATTACACATACATTACTAAAAAGCGGAATTTATCCCTAAAGAAAAGGATTTTGCCATCGGTTTTTGTTGA AAATCCAGAGGAACTTATGGTAGCAGATCAAGAAAAGGACCGAAAGAAACGCAGAAGAAACCAAGGGAAAGATGAAAATCCTGAACCGCAACAAATTCA GAATCACGAAGATCATCAAGAGATCCCAGAAGAAACTGttccaaagaagaagaaacgaaaaaataaaggaaaagacGGAATGTTAGACTTAGAGACCAATCAGTTCCAAACTATTGACCTAAACCATTCCGA GAAAACGGAACAAGCTGGTCATAAgaggaaaacggaaaaaacaaacgataGTGACTTACAAATAGAACAACAGCCGCAGCCAAAGAAGTTAAAAATCGATAAACAGCCAGCGGAAGGTGAAATTATCGTGGAAGCAATAAAGCCCATTAAAGAGAATGTGAAcaccaacaagaaaaaaaagaagaaaaacaaaaaaaatattgctaaaacaaatgacaaaccTGTGTCTACCATTGCAAATGAACCTTCCAAGAAACAAGCTGATAGAACGCAGATTCTATCAGTTTCAGAAAAACCAGAAACAATTGACAAAAAGGACAAGGCTGGGCAACCCAACCCATCGAAAGGTGATACGCccaaaaagaaagtcaaatcCAATATGAAGCCAATCGACGCTAATTCCCTAGGAACGAGTGAGCCACAAAAAACGGAATCGGCACCCAacagtgaaaagaaaaaaaagaagaaaaataaaaagaagaaaaacaaaaatcaaacagCGAACGGGACAAAAATTGCCCAACTTGCAAATAAAGCCAACAAGAAATCGGCCACGATTCGGGGCTTCGACATTTCTGATGACCGTCTCAAAGCGTATGGCATCCGGAATCCCAAGAAATTCAAGAATGCCATGATATTtggcaacaagaaaaaagggcaggCATAG